TTGTTGCTAGTCCGTTTCCTTTCGATTGGATCAAGAAGAAGTGGGCAGAAGGTCTTCGTGTCACTTCCATGGCCACTTACTGGAGGAATTGGGCAGTAGTTGTGTCCAAAGGAACCGGATTTACTGACCAGGTTCTTCTTTCTTATTCTCCTTTGCAGAGATCAGCCGATTACTCCTCAtttcaagattttcctttgAAGTGTCTGGAACCTTAAGATATTGCTCTGATTTGGTTTCTTGCGCTGAACTTTTAAGGCCGTAGAGCTGGACTTACAGTATCCGGCCGAAGGCATTCGTGAAAGGTGGAAGCAGGGCTATTACATCACTTCGGTCGCGGCCACTTCAGATGAGGTTGCTTTTATCTTTAGCAAGATAGGAGGAGGACCAGCAACTGCAAGTGTAAAGCAAGAGACGCTTCTGACTTTCGATTTTCCTGGTGATAGTAAGATCGAGGTGATTATTTTGGTCCTTCCACAAAGCATCTATTTGGTTGTTTTAGCTCTGCTTCACCAAGTACTTGTTATCATCTTATGCAGGAGGAGAGGGCAAGGGATTCCtatatttcttctctttgctaTGGTCGAACCATTGCTTAAGCTACCAAATGTATGTACCGATAAAGGATGTCTCAGCGAGGGACACGACCGCTCTGCATGCGTGTTTTTCCATCTATTGCCCATTTCATAGGACGCAAGTTCAACAAGTCGTTGATCAATCCTGTACAGAGTCGAATAATAGCCACTTCCTCTAATACGATATGGAATTAATTGTAGCCTCTTTGTCATACTTTTGTGCAGGAAGTTTTTAGTATTGATCCTGAAACTTTTCAAGCttaacaaacaaacaaaaaagaaaaaagaattaggTCTACATTTGGTAAATTAGGCCAAAAGGTAACCAACTTTTCTGCATGAGACGCAACAGTTCATGACAAATTTTGCAGAACGCGTTGTGCCTTGATTGTATGGATTGTTGGTcttggatgattgaagtttcaGAAACAAGATCAGCCAAACAACCTTGAGATAGTTTGTAACTTCAGCGATAACACGTCGACTTTGTATCAGCGAAACCTCAGGTTGACCTTCTATATGCATAAATGCAACTGgacaaaagttcatgaatttccCAGAAAGTTCTGCACTATTTTTCTACTACTACTTAGcaagttagaaagtaaaaaaattgtcaacCGGCTTAGGAACATCGGGGTGGGAAGGAGCTGGCATCAAAGTAAGTATATATACAGAGGACTGACCCATTCTCTGAATACAAAGCCTAGGATTTGAGCGCTCGATTTTGCATCTGGTCATTTGGTACATTGTGTCGTTCAAGCCTAAATAACAAAAATCTGTTGAAAATAGAGACAGATGACCCCAAGATGGTCACTTTGCGACAAAGAACAGTTTCAGAGCAAATGGAAACCAATTTCATTTCTGGGGGGGCTGTACCATACTGCCATGTTATGTAGTCCTCAAAGGTTTGGCTGCAGAGACTGCGAATAACGATCATAGTTATTACAGCTAGAACGTGGTGGATGAACATGTTTACCTACGTCTACTGTGGCCACGGTGCATGCTACGGACTTTCATACGATCATTGCACTGCGTCCATGAAGTTCACCGTTGACCAGATACAGTATAGATGTCCACTTGCTGCGACAGCTCGAGTCAGATGCAAAAACTAGTCATTTGTCGAACGATCAAGTGACTGGAGAGACGTTGCTCGACGAGACCATCACTCTTGTTACTGTACTGTTCCAATTGTGCTATCTTCCTTGCAATgaagtttgaaactttgaaaatggatcttttcttttttttgggtcgaaatgaAAATGGATGTTTAACTCTAGGTTATATTAAGCATTTCATATCGCATAGATTCAAAATAAGATTAGGAAAGATAGCAATTGTCattgtaattttttcatattataccACTTTGTGCTCTCTGTATTGGAAATTGCCATTCTACATCTTATCAGAAAGATTTACAAGTGAAAAGACTCTTATTGACCTTTTATCATATTTTTGCCTCAAAATCCCGCCGCCACAAACTCCGATCGTCATGGATGGACGACCttaaagagagagggagagagcgagagagtgcAAAGAAGAGAACGGTGCAAGCACCACACAAGACTGACAAACCATCGGCGGCAGGCAGTGGCAATGTGGGTGGTGGCTGAATTaaagttaggatttttttcGAGGATTTCGGTGGGCAAGGAACTCTGGATGGTGATGAGAGCATTTTGGAGGGAAAAATGGTGATTTTTAAAGAAAACCATAATGATAACCGATTTCCGGTGCAATGCAAATTAGTAGCCACAACTCGGGGCGAAAACCAGTCAATAGTGGGAGGGGGTAAAAAGTGATATTAGCGTAAGAAATGTGGATGACTTAGCAATTTTCCCAACAAATTATCATAGGCAATCAGAGGCCAACCGAAATAACGGCATTTTGCCTATCTTCTCTTTCAAAAGTTCTTTCTTCGCGCCAAAACTAACTCCCTCAGCCTTGCACTGCCCACTCATTCTCTTCAAGAACCCAAATCGTCTTTTGAAAAAGGGAGAACTCTGCTTGATCGTCCCTTTCTCTTCAAAAGAAGATCTCCTCGACATCAAAGCTCGGTCGAGATCGGTGGAGACAACACAGTTCAGAACCATCAAGCTTGGGTTGAAGCCGGGAAGGAAGATATGGATCAGTCCAGCACTGGAAGTTGTCAAGTCAATGAGGGGCATCAAGATGAAAATCAAAGCAACCCCCCTCCGATCCCAGAACAGGTACTTGCATTGTTCTTGGAAATGGGTGGTTTGACAGAGAAACAACAAGTCAAATCCCATCACGAATAGTTCACAAAATTTTGGGCCGTCCTTGAGTTTTCGGTTTGGGAAAAATTCATTACCATGGAACGGTCAgttctttcttgttttggtgTTGATTCAGCAAAGTTAAACAGAGCAGAAGGAATACATGACCAAGATTTTGGTGGGTCACCTTCTGCTGTTTCATACGCCGAAGAGAAAAGGGGAATATTTCATCTAATTCAGATTGATAACTAGAATCCCATGCAAATTCCATAAATTTTCTGTTATCAACTACTTTTGATCCATTCAAGAGCTCCATGCATCACAGTGTCAGATTATAAATTACCGACAGTTGTAACGAAAACAGTTCAATGATTCATCACTCAAGTTCGTTGATTGTCTCAGGTTCAAATCGATGATTCTCCAGTTTACAGAATAGAAAGAAAACTGGGAAAGGGAGCTTACGGGCAAGTTTATGTCGGACGAGCCATCAGTCCTTCAACTTCAAGTGATCAAACTGCTGCGGAAGCAGCACAGGTATGGCCTCGAGCTCTAATTTTATCATTTTGAAAGAATTCTTTAACATTGGCGCCGTGACTCTACGTGATCTAATCCGGCACTATCTAGGTGGCTATAAAATTCGAGCACAAAGACAGCGAAGGATGTGAAGGTGGCATCCCTAATGAGTGGAAAGTTTATGAGTGAGTCCTTTAGGTCTATTGCATGTTAGATTTGGCTATATCTTGCTCTTGCATGTGGCATTGGACTAGGGTGTTGAATTTCATATCTGCATTCTGCATATTGTGCAGTGATCTGGGTGAAAATCACGGCATACCACTGCCACGAGTACATTACAAGGGGCAACAAGGTGACTATTATGTCATGGTACGTGCATTCCCTTCAACTTGGATTTTGTACTATTAGAATACAAATTTTTGATGATCCTCTTCGTATATGCAGGTCATGAATTTGCTTGGCCGTAGTTTAGAAGCCCCTTCGGTCAACTTTTCCTGGCAAATTTTCGATGACCTTCGCATAGGCAGGTCATTAATTGTCTCTCAGCTTGGACCTAGTTTGGACCTAGTTTAAACATTCTTGAATTCTATTTCAGCTTCTGATGTTAGCTCTTTCCTTGCTACTACAGCCTGCCATCAGAAGCAATTGCATGTATTGCCGTTGAAGCAATATCTATACTTGAGAAGCTGCACGCTAGAGGGTACTAGAGCACTAGCTTCCAGTCGCATgtttattagaattttttttaccgGCTGGTCAAATCAGTTTTTTGGTAGGCCAGACTATCGGAAATCTATGCCAGGTCTGTCTTTTCCCTGGCGTTTCTCATGTATGCTTCTTTTCTGGGCAGGTACATCCATGGTGACATAAAACCAGGAAACTTTTTGCTTGGTCCTCCAGGAACTCCTGAAGAGAAAAAATTGTTTCTGACTGACCTTGGATTAGGTATCTGCGAATTGCATGAATACTTTTATGCTAGAAATTAGTGATGGCGAAGGAGAAATGCACTTCTCATCGTTTGTTCATGACCTTGCAGCTACAAGATGGCAAGATCCCTCGACTGGTTCGCATGTTAAGTACAACCAAGCACCAGATGGTTACAGGTTTGGTCGAATGATGTTAACATCTTCATATGCAAATTCCACATGCCCTACCTGTTTAATTACAGTTCCAatggactgaaaaaaaaaattactgcaGAGGAACAGCTCGATTTGCAAGTGTGCACACTCAACTTGGTAGAACAAGTAGCAGAAGAAATGACCTAGAGTCTATGGTTTATGTGCTCGTTTATCTTTTGCGCGGCCATTTGCCTTGGGAAGGACATCGGGTATTGGTCTTTTCATCCTATAACTATGACCTAGAGGATTTCTTGAAGCATACACCTGTACTGATCTTTTGATCAACAAAGCTCTTTCAGGGAGAGGATAAAGCTTTCCTTGTTTGCAAGCGAAAGATGGCCACTACGCTAGACACTCTGTGTTACACTTGTCCTGAGCCTTACCTGCAGCTCACCACGTCTGTGCTTAATCTGAAATTCGATGAAGAACCGAACTATGCTAGATACATTTCTCTCTTCCAGGGGATCATTGGTCAAAATCCATACGTTTGGCCCGTGGCCACTGATGTCTCTCCAGAGGTAGTATCCTATTCTAGTGACAAGCAATAGAAGTTAATGAAGTTTCTCAGTTGAACTCGTCCTCTAATTGAGCCATGCCTTTCTCTTTCATGTGATACGCACATATCAGGAACCGCGTAATGATGATGACGAGCCGTCAAAGGAAATACGAATTGGGTCGAAAGTAGCACAATGGATAAGCATTTACGATATGTATCCACCCATGAAGCAAAGGTGAGGACTTGCATTGCAgatttatttagtttttctgTGGTACCTGAGTTTATTGATAATCATCCTCTTTCTTACAGATACGTCTCTAATTTGGATTATATCGACCTCATCTTACACATTGAGAAGGGACATGCGGAGGGAATGTACATCACCGGTGTGGCTTACAGTTCTTGCTCTAAGTCATGGGCCATAATGATGGATGATCAAGCTGGCTACAATGATCAGATTTATGCTTTTTCAAGCGGCTCTCTTCATGAGGTTCTGTTTgagcagctttttttttttttttttttgagtcagGTTTGAGCAGCTTTACTTTGGACATTCGCCTATACATAACTGCATTTTACAATTCTGATCATAACTGGAAGAAGTTTTTTATTAGACCATTAGAAACATAAGTACATCAACCTCTCACAGTGGGATTCTAAATTAGGACTGTCTTGACTGCTTGTTTCCTTATTTGAAGGCATGGATTAGGAAAAACTGGTCGGAGAACTTCTACATCACTGCAGTGGCTGGAGCAGATGACGACAGATTTCTGGTTATAATGTCCAAGGGTTGGTCCATGAATTCTTGTTTTACCGGCTTTCTTGATATACAGAAAGGGACCCAGAATATTCGGCAGTCTTGTTGTGTTCTTGAGACATTTCCTTTCGAGTGGATCAAGAAGAAGTGGGCTGAAGGTTTTTACGTCACCGCCATTGCCACTTCCGGGGACCAGTGGGCAGTAGTCTGCTCCAAAGGAACCAGATTTACTGACCaggttcttctttcttcttctcctttttcactACTACCCAATTACGCCTTACTTCAAGAATTCCCTTTGTAGTGTCCGGACGATTGCCCTGATTCGGTTTCTTGCACTAAACTTTTAAGGCCGTAGAGCTAGACTTTCAGTATCCGGCTGAGGGCATTCATGAAAGGTCGAAGCAGGGCTATTACATCACTTCGGTCGCAGCCAATCCGGAAGAGATTGCCTTTATCTTCAGTATTCCTGGAGCAGTACCAGCAACTGTAAATGCAGAGCAAGAGATGCTTCGGACTTTCGATTTTCCTGATGACAGTAAGATCCAGGTGACTAGCTTGGCCCTTTTACCCAGCATCTATTTGGCTGTATTACCTCTGCTTCACCAAGCCCTTGTTCTCGTTTTCTGCAGGAGAAGTGGGCAAGGAATTACTacatttcttctctttgctgCGGTTGAACCATTGCTTAAGCTACCAAGTACAATTGCAATCAAGGATGTTTTTTGCCACCAACCCAGTACAGAATGGGACTGATTGTAACCTCTTTGCCATAGTTTTGTGCaggaaaattttcatattgATTCTGAAACTTTCAAGCTTAACAACAACAACGATAACGATAGCAGGACAAAAGAGTTAGGCCTacatttggtaaatttttccTGAATGGTAACCGACTTTTCTGCACGAGGCGTGACATTTCTTGACAAAATTTTCAGTACACGTTAGGACTTGATATTGTCGATTGTTGGCCatgtaaaatttgattttcagaaACCAGACCAGCCAAAGAACCGTGATAGAATTGTAACTTCAGTGGAAACATCAACTTTGTACCAGAGGTTACCTAGGGTTGATCTCGTACTTGCATAAATGCAACTAGAcgaaatttcatgaattttcccGAATGCAGTCAAGCTCCCTTCTGCCTTTGCACTAGAGCGCCAATCTCCATCGGGACCGAGAATACCCATGAGATGATCACCATTCCTAGCTGAATCGAATAGAACAAGCTGTTAGTGTTGGTGATCATGTCAAGTGATACATCAAACTATCAGGGGAGGAGAAATTCAGGAACATTAGCGTTGGATAAACCTGTCATCAAATAAGTATACATAGAAAGGAACGACCCCTTCTCTGAATACCAAGCAAATTGCAGACAAAGACGGGATCTGAAGTGCTCGATTTTGTGTCTGCTTGTTTGCTACATTAGTTGTTTAAGCTTAATCAGCAAAAATCTgttgaaaatagagagagataaCCCAAGAAGGTTGCCTTCCGACAAGATGCAGTCCAGACACAATGTTGGTTCTGCAACGgagaacaattttgtttttggggaCGTACCATACCGCCATGTATTCCTCAAGATCTGGCTGCAGAGAC
This genomic interval from Rhodamnia argentea isolate NSW1041297 chromosome 4, ASM2092103v1, whole genome shotgun sequence contains the following:
- the LOC125314890 gene encoding casein kinase 1-like protein HD16 produces the protein MDKHLRYVSTHEAKVRTCIADLFSFSVVPEFIDNHPLSYRYVSNLDYIDLILHIEKGHAEGMYITGVAYSSCSKSWAIMMDDQAGYNDQIYAFSSGSLHEAWIRKNWSENFYITAVAGADDDRFLVIMSKGWSMNSCFTGFLDIQKGTQNIRQSCCVLETFPFEWIKKKWAEGFYVTAIATSGDQWAVVCSKGTRFTDQAVELDFQYPAEGIHERSKQGYYITSVAANPEEIAFIFSIPGAVPATVNAEQEMLRTFDFPDDSKIQEKWARNYYISSLCCG